Proteins found in one Oncorhynchus gorbuscha isolate QuinsamMale2020 ecotype Even-year linkage group LG15, OgorEven_v1.0, whole genome shotgun sequence genomic segment:
- the LOC123997204 gene encoding cystinosin-like — protein sequence MADTNFLFLFITLCTVITCDGSVSLSAPATVNLEENSSANITITPSSPQNVSTLIIFNFTDSSANVTSILQLPQQVELPANATSSTFEVHAEHVGQVTAYLYSNNTDIASLKTRIRFLVIRSNTVDIINQVIGWIYFLAWSISFYPQVYENWRRKSVVGLNFDFLALNLTGFIAYSVFNVGLFWVPYMKEEFLKINPNGVNPVDANDVFFSLHAVVLTLVYVSQCAIYERGGQMVSKIAIGLLVIGWTFALVTLFVAVASKITWLEYLYYFSYIKLGVTLVKYIPQVYMNYQRQSTVGWSIGNVLLDFTGGSFSLIQMFLQSYNNDEWKLIFGDPTKAGLGLFSILFDVVFIIQHYCLYRHKTHYELVVDQE from the exons ATGGCAGATACGAACTTTCTGTTCTTGTTCATAACACTCTGTACGGTCATTACATGTG ATGGGAGTGTATCCCTATCTGCTCCAGCCACTGTAAATCTGGAGGAGAACAGTTCAGCCAATATCACCATAACGCCTAG CTCTCCTCAGAATGTCTCAACACTCATTATTTTTAACTTCACCGACTCCTCTGCAAATGTTACCTCAATACTTCAACTGCCTCAACAG GTAGAGTTGCCTGCAAACGCCACATCAAGCACTTTTGAGGTTCATGCAGAACATGTGGGTCAGGTGACAGCCTATTTATACAGCAACAACACTGACATTGCAAG CCTCAAGACCCGAATCCGTTTCTTGGTTATTAGAAGCAACACTGTTGATATCATTAACCAAGTAATTGGTTGGATTTACTTCCTAGCATGGTCTATATCATTCTACCCTCAAGTATATGAGAACTGGAGAAGAAAAAG TGTGGTGGGGCTGAACTTTGATTTTCTGGCACTCAACTTGACAGGATTCATTGCCTACAGTGTCTTCAATGTAGGCCTCTTCTGGGTTCCGTACATGAAG GAAGAGTTTTTGAAGATAAATCCAAATGGTGTAAACCCAGTGGATGCCAACGATGTGTTCTTCAGTCTCCATGCAGTTGTGCTGACTCTTGTATATGTCTCTCAGTGTGCCATCTATGAA AGAGGAGGGCAGATGGTGTCCAAGATTGCTATTGGCCTTCTGGTGATTGGTTGGACATTTGCCCTGGTTACCCTCTTTGTTGCTGTGGCCAGTAAGATCACCTGGCTGGAATATCTCTACTATTTTTCTTACATCAAGCTAGGTGTCACCCTCGTCAAATACATCCCACAG GTCTACATGAACTACCAAAGACAAAGCACAGTGGGGTGGAGCATTGGCAATGTGTTGCTGGACTTCACAGGAGGCAGCTTCAGTCTCATTCAGATGTTCCTTCAGTCGTATAACAACG ATGAATGGAAGCTCATCTTTGGGGACCCCACAAAGGCAGGACTTGGCTTGTTCTCCATATTATTTGATGTGGTGTTCATCATTCAGCATTACTGTCTGTACAGACATAAAACACATTATGAGCTTGTGGTTGACCAGGAATAG